From the Novosphingobium terrae genome, one window contains:
- the dapF gene encoding diaminopimelate epimerase encodes MMIAFEKMHANGDDFIVVDLRHRDVPLPPELIRRLGDRERGIGFRQLAAISRCDDAAARLLFWNADGTPLDACGSATRGVALKLMEESGAYAVTIRTGRGLLHCSHRGGTQIAVDMGSPLLHWSEIPLATPMETEILPLPGDPAACSMGNPHCTFFVEDAEQVDVEARGRAIETDPLFPEKTNVHFVQILARDRIRLRIWERGAGISSGSGSCSCAAVVNGIRRGLLAETVEVQCDGGVLGVSWNGTDGVHLIGPVESVFRGEWIS; translated from the coding sequence ATCATGATTGCCTTCGAGAAGATGCACGCGAACGGCGACGATTTCATCGTCGTGGATTTGCGGCATCGCGACGTGCCCCTGCCACCGGAACTCATCCGGCGCTTGGGCGACCGGGAGCGCGGCATTGGTTTTCGCCAACTCGCCGCCATCTCCCGATGCGACGATGCCGCTGCCCGGCTTCTCTTCTGGAACGCCGATGGGACGCCGCTTGATGCCTGCGGCAGCGCGACGCGCGGTGTCGCGCTCAAGTTGATGGAGGAAAGCGGCGCTTACGCCGTCACAATCCGGACCGGCCGAGGCCTTCTGCACTGCTCCCATCGCGGTGGGACGCAGATTGCCGTCGATATGGGCTCTCCCCTCCTCCATTGGTCAGAAATCCCGTTAGCGACACCGATGGAAACGGAAATCCTACCGCTCCCCGGCGATCCTGCGGCATGCAGCATGGGCAATCCCCATTGCACCTTCTTCGTTGAGGATGCCGAGCAGGTGGATGTCGAGGCGCGGGGTCGAGCGATCGAGACCGATCCGCTGTTTCCCGAGAAGACGAATGTCCATTTCGTGCAGATCCTGGCGCGTGATCGTATCCGGCTGCGCATCTGGGAGCGCGGCGCGGGCATTTCCTCGGGCTCGGGGTCCTGCTCCTGCGCCGCTGTCGTTAACGGCATCCGCCGCGGGCTCCTCGCGGAAACCGTCGAGGTTCAGTGTGACGGCGGCGTTCTCGGCGTATCGTGGAACGGAACCGACGGCGTCCACCTGATCGGCCCGGTCGAGTCTGTGTTCCGGGGCGAATGGATCAGTTGA
- a CDS encoding CGNR zinc finger domain-containing protein, whose protein sequence is MIDTRAIRFGGQETPGGFQFELSGGAVALDFANTLDERPRGGLERIADYPALALWSVQSGFLTEGERATLLAAAQQAPAAAAAVHAQALGLRELIFATVKATIASDALSHEQVHCWNDWLQRVQASRCLSWGGSGLACQQADVGAALDGILLHVADAAIQLFLDPDARSRLRLCASDDCDWAFLDRSRRQNRVWCDMTVCGNRAKAARHYRRKVGISAS, encoded by the coding sequence GTGATCGATACACGCGCAATCAGATTTGGCGGCCAGGAAACGCCTGGAGGCTTCCAGTTCGAGCTGAGCGGTGGCGCGGTGGCTCTGGATTTCGCGAACACCCTCGATGAGCGCCCTCGCGGGGGTCTCGAGAGGATTGCCGACTATCCGGCGCTGGCCCTGTGGTCCGTGCAGAGCGGCTTTCTCACAGAAGGCGAGCGCGCGACCCTGTTGGCCGCGGCTCAGCAAGCGCCGGCTGCGGCGGCGGCTGTGCACGCCCAGGCGCTGGGATTGCGCGAGTTGATCTTCGCGACGGTCAAGGCGACGATCGCCTCCGACGCGTTGAGCCACGAGCAAGTCCATTGCTGGAATGATTGGCTCCAGCGTGTGCAGGCCAGCCGCTGCCTTTCGTGGGGGGGAAGCGGCCTCGCGTGTCAGCAGGCTGACGTTGGCGCCGCGTTGGATGGCATCCTCCTCCACGTCGCCGATGCGGCAATCCAGCTGTTCCTCGACCCCGACGCACGCAGCCGTCTGCGCCTGTGCGCGTCCGACGATTGCGACTGGGCCTTCCTCGATCGAAGCCGGCGTCAGAACCGGGTCTGGTGCGATATGACGGTGTGCGGCAATCGCGCCAAGGCAGCGCGACATTACCGCCGAAAGGTGGGGATATCCGCAAGCTGA
- a CDS encoding type 2 periplasmic-binding domain-containing protein yields the protein MMIAAARPYLRRFGEPKTFADLGRHHRLSLGYLGAVDGWPLPSRVRALLDFLALRGGVQ from the coding sequence ATGATGATCGCCGCGGCCCGCCCATATCTACGCCGCTTCGGCGAGCCGAAAACGTTCGCTGATCTTGGCCGGCATCATCGCCTCAGCCTCGGCTACCTCGGGGCGGTCGATGGATGGCCGCTTCCCTCCCGCGTCCGGGCACTGCTCGACTTCCTCGCGCTGCGAGGAGGTGTCCAGTAG